A window from Kovacikia minuta CCNUW1 encodes these proteins:
- a CDS encoding dicarboxylate/amino acid:cation symporter — MNLSALILASLGVGIVFGALLNGFAPVAIAPLDHYLLTPLGQAFLRLIQFVVVPIVFSSLILGLTRVRDASQVGRYILKLMATYVVTSGIAVCLGLAIATFLQPGSGMSGLSVGVVASVQERPSLIDWLISLIPVNPLQALSTGNLLQTIFSAALIGVGIQLAGEKAASFIALIESIYAIFEKVLSIILYTAPVGVFALISSVIATQGFGVIGRLLLYILGLFLAFSLMMALYVLILWALSAKPVKFFQSFFPTFSLGFGTASTNAVLPIALQNAEESYGMDEAIASFALPLGTALKRDGSAIFQGFNALFIAQIYHIPVTSDLLLAIALSTFLVSFSTAGVPGSGIIMMTTVLAAAGLPLEGVAIVAGVDRLIDGFKTILNITGNITNAIILSRWENGTTQQLDLAGTRLLD, encoded by the coding sequence ATGAACTTATCTGCGCTAATCCTCGCTTCCCTGGGAGTGGGGATTGTTTTTGGTGCTTTGCTGAATGGGTTCGCACCTGTGGCGATCGCACCGTTAGATCACTATCTCCTAACTCCACTGGGACAGGCGTTTCTGCGCCTGATTCAGTTTGTTGTGGTTCCGATCGTGTTTTCGTCCCTGATTTTGGGCTTAACACGGGTGCGAGATGCATCCCAGGTGGGACGATACATTCTTAAACTGATGGCAACCTATGTGGTCACCAGTGGAATCGCTGTTTGTTTGGGGTTGGCGATCGCAACTTTCCTGCAACCTGGCAGTGGCATGTCTGGTTTATCGGTTGGCGTCGTTGCCAGTGTGCAAGAGCGTCCATCCCTGATCGATTGGCTGATCAGCCTGATTCCAGTAAATCCCTTACAGGCGTTAAGTACGGGCAACCTGCTGCAAACCATTTTCTCAGCCGCCCTGATTGGCGTTGGAATTCAACTCGCAGGCGAAAAGGCAGCCAGTTTTATCGCATTGATTGAAAGCATCTACGCCATTTTTGAAAAGGTTTTATCCATTATTCTGTATACCGCTCCAGTTGGTGTTTTTGCCCTGATCAGCTCGGTTATCGCAACCCAGGGATTTGGTGTCATTGGTCGGTTGTTACTTTATATTCTGGGACTATTCCTGGCATTTTCCTTGATGATGGCGCTGTATGTCCTGATCCTGTGGGCATTGAGCGCCAAACCGGTTAAATTTTTCCAGAGTTTCTTTCCCACCTTTTCGCTCGGTTTTGGCACCGCCAGTACCAATGCGGTGCTGCCGATCGCCCTCCAAAATGCGGAAGAAAGCTATGGCATGGATGAGGCGATCGCCAGTTTTGCACTTCCCCTGGGAACTGCGCTCAAACGGGATGGTTCAGCCATCTTTCAAGGCTTTAATGCCCTGTTCATTGCCCAGATTTACCACATCCCAGTTACCTCAGATTTACTGCTGGCGATTGCCCTCAGCACCTTTCTGGTGTCCTTTAGTACCGCTGGCGTCCCCGGTTCGGGCATCATCATGATGACCACGGTTCTGGCTGCCGCCGGGTTGCCCCTGGAAGGAGTCGCGATCGTTGCTGGGGTCGATCGCTTAATTGATGGCTTTAAAACCATCCTGAATATCACTGGAAACATTACCAACGCCATCATATTAAGCCGTTGGGAAAATGGCACCACTCAACAGTTAGATCTGGCAGGCACAAGATTGCTTGATTAA
- a CDS encoding Tex-like N-terminal domain-containing protein — protein MLNIPQLLATELSLKPFQVSNALELLAEGATVPFIARYRKERTGEMTETQLRDLFDRYAYLTELEERKQAILQAIAQQDKLTPELQAQIEACLQKNELEDLYLPYRPKRRTRATIAREKGLQPLADLIKALNTPTAAPKSLEEEAMKYVSAEKGVATAEDALKGAADILAEEVAEKAQLRAYLRDYLMDSGVLSSRIKGDHPEGSTKFEMYRNYQAKVKTIAPHNLLALYRGESEEILTVELEFDQDAVLGYLESQEIRTKQKPIREFYRESVEGCL, from the coding sequence ATGCTAAACATTCCTCAACTTCTGGCAACCGAGCTTTCGCTCAAACCTTTTCAGGTCAGCAATGCGCTGGAACTACTGGCGGAAGGAGCAACGGTACCCTTCATTGCCCGTTATCGCAAGGAGCGCACGGGTGAGATGACCGAAACCCAGTTGCGGGACTTGTTTGACCGTTATGCTTATCTGACCGAACTGGAGGAACGGAAACAGGCAATTTTGCAGGCGATCGCCCAACAAGACAAACTCACCCCCGAATTGCAAGCCCAGATCGAAGCCTGCTTGCAAAAGAACGAATTGGAAGATCTTTATCTGCCCTACCGCCCCAAACGGCGTACCCGTGCCACGATCGCCCGTGAAAAAGGTTTACAACCCCTGGCAGACTTAATCAAAGCCTTAAATACCCCGACGGCTGCCCCCAAATCCCTGGAGGAAGAGGCGATGAAGTACGTTTCAGCCGAGAAAGGGGTTGCCACCGCTGAAGACGCCCTCAAGGGAGCGGCTGATATCCTGGCGGAGGAAGTGGCAGAAAAGGCACAGCTACGCGCCTACCTGCGCGATTACCTGATGGACTCTGGCGTTTTGTCCTCCCGCATCAAGGGCGACCATCCCGAAGGCTCGACCAAGTTCGAAATGTATCGGAACTACCAGGCAAAGGTGAAGACGATCGCCCCCCACAACCTGCTGGCACTCTACCGGGGGGAATCGGAAGAAATTTTGACTGTGGAACTGGAATTTGATCAGGATGCCGTCTTAGGTTATCTGGAATCCCAGGAGATTCGCACCAAACAGAAACCAATTCGCGAATTTTACCGCGAGAGTGTTGAAGGATGCCTTTAA
- a CDS encoding sensor histidine kinase has product MAKPLRSIDWKSERPNSARTFATNGAVDRIKIVGTYNYNHFTESWYTAPLKGEKPTWAKIYVWNSPFGPYLSASAGRPIYDAQNRLLGVADADIHLLKLSDFLRGLDISRSGQVFIVERDGHLIANTGAEKPYTLINKEIQRLQAINSPNPIIQSIAKYIQASNGFQTITQDTHFQLEIQGERYFVNVTPWQDQYGLNWLMVSGVPETAFMAQINANTRTTIALCLSALAVASVLGVFTSRWITRPILRLIQASKAMASGNLNQSVETSNIRELNILSNSFNHMSGRLNELFTALEHSKEELENRVEARTAELKTTLKELQRTQSQVIQSEKMSSLGQLVAGVAHEINNPVNFIHGNLNHVQECTEDLLGFVQLYQQQVPHPPAEIQVAAEDIDLEFLQDDLPKMLASMKLGTDRIRQIVLSLRNFSRMDEAEYKAVDIHEGIDSTLLILQHRLKAKPEQPEIEVVRDYDRLPLVECYAGQLNQVFMNILVNSIDAIEENNAKHTYQVLKDNPGRITIRTAVIDAMWVEVTIADNGGGIPEEIQQQIFDPFFTTKPLGKGTGMGMSISYQIVTEKHSGKLECVSTLGEGTEFRIRIPLRQQVM; this is encoded by the coding sequence ATGGCAAAACCGTTACGATCGATCGATTGGAAATCTGAGCGCCCCAATAGCGCCCGCACGTTTGCAACGAATGGTGCGGTCGATCGAATAAAAATAGTCGGAACCTACAACTACAATCACTTTACAGAAAGTTGGTACACTGCCCCCCTTAAAGGGGAAAAACCGACCTGGGCGAAAATTTATGTTTGGAATTCTCCCTTTGGTCCCTATTTATCTGCTTCTGCTGGACGCCCAATTTATGATGCCCAAAATCGCCTATTAGGTGTGGCTGATGCAGACATTCACCTGCTGAAACTGAGTGACTTTCTCCGCGGTTTGGATATCAGTCGATCTGGGCAGGTGTTTATTGTAGAGCGGGATGGTCACTTGATCGCGAACACAGGTGCAGAAAAGCCTTATACCCTTATCAATAAGGAAATTCAACGATTGCAGGCGATCAATAGCCCCAACCCAATCATCCAATCTATCGCCAAGTACATTCAAGCTTCCAATGGGTTTCAAACCATCACTCAAGATACTCATTTTCAGCTTGAGATTCAGGGGGAACGGTATTTTGTGAATGTTACTCCCTGGCAGGATCAGTATGGATTAAATTGGCTCATGGTATCAGGTGTGCCAGAAACCGCATTTATGGCGCAAATTAATGCCAATACGCGTACCACGATCGCCCTTTGCTTAAGTGCATTAGCTGTCGCCTCAGTGCTGGGTGTATTTACCTCTCGCTGGATTACACGTCCAATTCTTCGCCTCATTCAAGCCAGTAAGGCAATGGCATCGGGCAATCTCAACCAATCTGTAGAAACAAGTAATATTCGAGAACTCAATATCCTCTCCAATTCCTTTAATCACATGTCAGGACGATTAAACGAGCTGTTTACTGCATTAGAACACAGCAAAGAGGAATTAGAAAATCGGGTTGAAGCACGTACAGCCGAACTCAAAACAACCTTAAAGGAATTGCAGCGCACCCAATCCCAGGTGATTCAAAGCGAAAAAATGTCGAGTTTGGGGCAGTTGGTAGCTGGCGTTGCCCATGAAATCAATAATCCAGTCAACTTCATTCACGGCAACCTGAATCATGTGCAGGAATGCACGGAAGATTTATTAGGATTCGTGCAGTTATATCAACAACAGGTTCCCCATCCTCCCGCTGAAATTCAAGTGGCTGCTGAAGACATCGACCTGGAATTTTTGCAGGACGATCTTCCTAAAATGCTGGCCTCGATGAAACTTGGCACTGATCGAATTCGTCAGATTGTGCTGTCGCTGCGTAACTTTTCCCGTATGGATGAGGCTGAATACAAAGCGGTAGATATTCACGAAGGCATCGACAGCACCTTGCTAATTTTGCAACATCGCCTGAAAGCCAAGCCGGAACAACCCGAAATTGAGGTGGTTAGAGACTACGACAGGTTGCCACTTGTGGAATGCTATGCCGGACAACTGAACCAGGTGTTTATGAACATTTTGGTGAATTCGATTGATGCGATCGAAGAGAATAACGCGAAGCACACTTATCAGGTGCTTAAGGACAATCCAGGTCGGATCACCATTCGCACAGCGGTGATTGATGCAATGTGGGTAGAAGTGACGATCGCTGATAACGGAGGAGGTATTCCTGAGGAGATCCAGCAACAGATATTTGATCCCTTCTTTACTACCAAACCGCTTGGCAAGGGTACCGGAATGGGGATGTCGATCAGCTACCAAATCGTTACCGAGAAACATAGTGGCAAGCTGGAGTGTGTCTCAACCCTGGGAGAAGGAACTGAGTTTCGGATTCGAATTCCCCTACGACAGCAAGTGATGTAG